A DNA window from Acinetobacter sp. 10FS3-1 contains the following coding sequences:
- the ispG gene encoding flavodoxin-dependent (E)-4-hydroxy-3-methylbut-2-enyl-diphosphate synthase has protein sequence MIINPIQRRSTRKIRVGSVYVGGDAPISIQSMTNTETCDVDATVAQIQRCVDVGADIMRVSVPTMEAAIAFGEIRKQVSVPLVADIHFDYKIALAVADYGADCLRINPGNIGSEAKIREVVAAAKHHDISMRIGVNAGSLEKDIQKKYGEPTGQALLESAMRHIDILDRLDFQEFKVSVKASNVFLTMDAYRLLSQQIDNPLHLGVTEAGIYRTGSVKSAIALGGLLMEGIGDTMRISLAAEPEEEIKIGFDILKSLSLRSNGINFIACPSCSRQEFNVIKVMQVLEERLEDVRVPMDVSVIGCKVNGPGEAKEADIGVVGASPRSLVYRNGEKSHLIDTNQLVDEIEAMVRQRVSELEKAKSKEIIRTGFSE, from the coding sequence ATGATTATTAATCCAATTCAGCGTCGTTCAACACGTAAAATCCGTGTGGGTTCTGTCTATGTGGGGGGGGATGCCCCTATCAGTATTCAGTCAATGACCAATACTGAAACCTGTGATGTGGATGCGACCGTTGCACAAATCCAGCGGTGTGTGGATGTGGGTGCGGATATTATGCGTGTATCTGTGCCGACCATGGAGGCCGCAATCGCCTTTGGCGAAATCCGCAAGCAGGTCAGTGTGCCTTTGGTTGCTGATATTCACTTTGACTATAAGATTGCCCTTGCGGTTGCAGACTATGGGGCGGACTGTCTGCGTATCAATCCGGGAAATATCGGTTCTGAAGCCAAAATCCGTGAGGTGGTGGCTGCTGCAAAGCATCATGATATTTCCATGCGAATCGGGGTAAATGCCGGTTCTCTGGAAAAAGATATTCAAAAGAAATATGGCGAACCGACGGGTCAGGCTTTGCTTGAATCTGCGATGCGCCATATCGACATTCTGGATCGTCTCGACTTTCAGGAATTCAAAGTTTCGGTTAAAGCCTCCAATGTCTTCTTAACCATGGATGCGTACCGTTTGCTGTCGCAGCAAATTGATAACCCGCTGCATCTGGGAGTGACTGAAGCGGGTATTTATCGTACCGGTTCAGTGAAATCCGCGATTGCCCTCGGTGGCCTGCTGATGGAAGGCATTGGTGACACTATGCGAATTTCCCTGGCGGCAGAGCCTGAAGAAGAAATTAAAATCGGCTTTGATATTTTAAAATCACTCAGTCTGCGTTCTAACGGCATTAACTTTATTGCCTGTCCAAGCTGCTCACGTCAAGAATTTAATGTGATCAAGGTCATGCAGGTTCTGGAAGAGCGTCTGGAAGATGTGCGCGTACCAATGGATGTTTCGGTTATCGGCTGTAAGGTCAATGGTCCAGGTGAGGCCAAAGAAGCCGATATTGGTGTAGTGGGTGCAAGTCCACGTTCACTGGTGTACCGTAATGGTGAAAAAAGCCATTTAATTGACACAAATCAACTGGTTGATGAAATCGAAGCAATGGTTCGTCAACGTGTTTCCGAGCTTGAAAAAGCTAAATCCAAAGAGATTATTCGCACAGGTTTTTCTGAGTAG
- a CDS encoding YfgM family protein — translation MSAMSDDDQLESLKSFTKKYGSSIITGILIALIAFFGWEYWQKKNLAEAQMQTAKVQQLMDDAQAQDGDAFAKLSETADKIVKDAPDSAQAIQTQLVMAKLAYDKEDYAAAEKALQKVENSKVKDAGLIQVVKLRLAYAQLAQKKYDAALKTLDAVTEPAFKATADEVRGDIYVAKNDIENAKKVYQSAWDALMERKEERQILQMKLESVGVLVDDPEIERPIIETQVDETE, via the coding sequence ATGAGCGCAATGAGTGATGATGATCAACTTGAAAGTTTGAAATCCTTTACGAAAAAGTATGGTTCTTCAATCATTACCGGGATTTTGATTGCGTTGATTGCCTTTTTCGGATGGGAATACTGGCAGAAGAAAAACCTGGCAGAAGCACAAATGCAGACTGCTAAGGTGCAGCAGTTGATGGATGACGCGCAAGCCCAGGATGGCGATGCATTTGCCAAGCTGTCTGAAACAGCGGACAAAATTGTCAAAGATGCTCCGGATTCTGCTCAGGCCATCCAGACCCAGCTGGTGATGGCAAAACTGGCTTATGATAAAGAGGATTATGCTGCCGCTGAAAAGGCCTTGCAGAAAGTTGAAAACTCGAAGGTCAAGGATGCAGGTCTGATTCAGGTGGTGAAATTGCGTCTGGCCTATGCACAGCTGGCTCAGAAAAAATATGATGCTGCGCTTAAAACATTAGATGCAGTGACTGAACCGGCATTCAAGGCAACTGCGGATGAAGTGCGTGGTGATATTTATGTTGCCAAAAATGATATTGAAAATGCTAAAAAAGTATATCAAAGTGCATGGGATGCATTAATGGAACGCAAAGAAGAACGTCAAATTTTACAAATGAAACTTGAAAGCGTAGGCGTGCTGGTTGATGATCCTGAGATTGAACGCCCAATTATAGAAACACAAGTGGACGAAACTGAATGA
- the hisS gene encoding histidine--tRNA ligase has protein sequence MSSIVAIKGFNDILPAQTPAWRRLEQHLSSLMDTYGYQQIRLPMVEQTNLFKRSIGDATDIVEKEMYTFLDKGNPPESLTLRPEGTAGCVRAMLEHNLLRGAAPRVWYIGPMFRYEKPQKGRYRQFHQFGVETFGVATPDIDAELILMTARLWKRMGVADKVQLELNTLGESDERAAYRAALVEFLDAHKTDLDEDSQRRLSTNPLRILDSKDAKTQSILENAPKLHDFMGEDTLAHFNQLQQYLTEAGISFVINQKLVRGLDYYNKTVFEWTTTHLGSQGTVCAGGRYDGLVGQLKGKADQSVPAVGFAMGIERLLLLLEQVEDNTPTRDCEVFLVADPASQGKALVLAEQIRDQLEATGSAIRLKVGSQGSMKSQMKKADQAGALYAAIVGERELEAQSFTVKELSTAEQTNVPFAEFVAFFSIKISSK, from the coding sequence ATGAGTTCAATCGTCGCAATCAAAGGTTTTAATGACATTCTCCCAGCGCAAACCCCGGCTTGGAGACGTCTTGAACAGCATCTATCAAGCTTGATGGATACGTATGGCTATCAACAAATCCGTTTGCCGATGGTTGAGCAGACCAATCTGTTCAAGCGTTCTATTGGTGATGCCACGGATATTGTTGAAAAAGAAATGTACACCTTTTTGGACAAGGGAAATCCGCCTGAGTCATTGACCTTGCGTCCTGAAGGAACAGCAGGTTGTGTCCGTGCCATGCTGGAGCATAACCTGTTGCGCGGTGCAGCACCGCGTGTATGGTACATTGGACCGATGTTCCGCTATGAAAAACCGCAAAAAGGCCGTTACCGCCAGTTCCATCAGTTTGGAGTGGAAACCTTTGGTGTAGCTACCCCAGATATAGATGCCGAACTGATCCTGATGACAGCGCGTTTATGGAAACGTATGGGGGTAGCTGACAAGGTTCAGCTGGAACTGAATACGCTGGGTGAATCGGATGAGCGGGCAGCATATCGCGCCGCACTGGTGGAATTCCTTGATGCTCATAAAACCGATCTGGATGAAGATTCACAGCGCCGTTTAAGTACAAATCCGCTGCGTATTCTGGATTCTAAAGATGCCAAGACCCAGTCAATTCTGGAAAATGCACCAAAATTGCACGACTTTATGGGTGAAGACACGCTGGCGCATTTTAATCAGCTACAGCAGTATTTGACTGAAGCCGGTATCAGCTTTGTGATTAATCAAAAGCTGGTACGTGGTCTGGACTATTATAATAAGACAGTCTTTGAATGGACCACAACGCATTTGGGTTCACAAGGTACAGTATGTGCCGGTGGCCGTTATGATGGTCTGGTTGGTCAGTTGAAAGGCAAGGCAGACCAGTCTGTCCCAGCAGTCGGTTTTGCGATGGGTATAGAGCGTTTATTGCTTCTGCTGGAGCAAGTTGAAGACAATACGCCAACACGTGACTGTGAAGTATTTCTGGTCGCTGATCCGGCCTCCCAGGGCAAAGCGTTGGTGCTGGCTGAACAGATCCGTGATCAGCTTGAAGCCACAGGCAGTGCGATTCGCTTAAAGGTGGGCTCACAAGGCTCAATGAAATCGCAAATGAAAAAGGCAGATCAGGCGGGTGCCTTATATGCAGCGATCGTCGGTGAGCGTGAGCTGGAAGCTCAGAGCTTTACAGTCAAGGAGTTGTCAACTGCCGAGCAGACGAATGTGCCATTTGCTGAATTTGTTGCATTTTTCAGTATTAAAATTTCTTCAAAATAA
- a CDS encoding helix-turn-helix domain-containing protein → MEVNPNSPSNHSSVAPNALGNVQRPGEYLRQIRINQQCDLDDAANELNIPVKTLTALEQDDYKSLPEATFIKGYYRIYAKFLGVDASSIIQRFDEIYTNDTGLLPNHALNNSPIKIMGKLPGSKRDRNRKWLKRILIALTVLVILGVLTTIIQNWSSNNSQDDSEIAADPSSHIEVLNLDNGTAMMGDQLKLDFQRPTSVHIVDSTGKVLATGRQASTLQLSGESPFQIRLDDATAVSLSLNNESISLSPYTVNGKAEFRLSR, encoded by the coding sequence ATGGAAGTAAATCCTAATTCACCATCGAATCATTCGAGCGTAGCTCCAAACGCGTTAGGAAATGTTCAACGTCCAGGTGAGTACTTGCGTCAGATTCGTATCAATCAGCAATGCGATCTGGACGATGCAGCCAATGAGCTGAATATTCCGGTAAAAACCCTGACTGCGCTTGAGCAGGATGACTACAAGTCTTTGCCTGAAGCCACTTTTATTAAGGGCTATTATCGTATCTATGCCAAGTTTCTGGGGGTAGATGCTTCTAGCATCATCCAGCGTTTTGATGAAATTTATACGAATGATACCGGCCTGCTGCCCAATCATGCCCTGAATAATTCTCCGATCAAAATTATGGGGAAACTTCCGGGTTCGAAGCGTGATCGTAACCGTAAATGGTTAAAGCGCATTTTGATTGCCTTGACGGTACTGGTGATTCTGGGGGTATTGACGACGATCATACAAAACTGGTCCAGCAATAACAGCCAGGATGACAGTGAAATTGCCGCAGACCCCTCTTCTCATATTGAAGTTCTAAATCTGGATAATGGCACAGCCATGATGGGCGACCAGTTAAAACTGGATTTTCAGCGTCCAACCTCGGTTCATATCGTGGATTCCACTGGAAAGGTACTGGCGACTGGCCGTCAAGCTTCCACCTTGCAGCTTAGTGGTGAGTCGCCATTTCAGATTCGTCTGGATGATGCCACTGCCGTATCACTCAGTTTAAATAATGAAAGTATTTCATTGTCTCCATATACCGTGAACGGAAAAGCAGAATTCCGTTTGTCACGTTAA
- the pilW gene encoding type IV pilus biogenesis/stability protein PilW, whose amino-acid sequence MISVLCGFWGLTACQTPELGQKDPEKATKVRTQLAAEYLKSGDLDSAKRALDQALESNSRDSQANMMMGVLLQQEGSPLNLEKAETYFKRAISADPKNAQARNNYGTYLYQLGRYNDAIEQFKIAGATLGYDQRFRALENMGRIYLKTGDVVNAEKTFKQALQANRDSYISMLELAEIFYLNQQFPAATQMYEHFVRGVGQKNQSARALWIGIRTARANGDRLGMQVLVNQLRALFPESQEYQRYLQLQYSTEAVWK is encoded by the coding sequence TTGATTTCAGTGCTGTGTGGGTTTTGGGGGTTAACCGCGTGCCAAACGCCAGAACTGGGTCAGAAAGACCCGGAAAAAGCCACTAAAGTCCGTACACAATTGGCGGCAGAATATCTTAAATCAGGTGATCTGGATTCAGCAAAACGTGCGCTCGATCAGGCACTGGAAAGCAATTCGCGTGATTCTCAGGCCAACATGATGATGGGTGTGCTGCTTCAGCAGGAAGGCAGTCCACTCAATCTGGAAAAAGCCGAGACTTATTTCAAGCGTGCCATTTCCGCAGACCCGAAAAATGCACAGGCGCGAAATAATTACGGTACCTATTTATATCAGCTTGGGCGCTATAATGATGCGATTGAGCAGTTTAAAATTGCGGGTGCAACTTTAGGGTATGATCAGCGATTTCGTGCCCTAGAGAATATGGGCCGTATTTATCTGAAAACTGGCGATGTTGTGAATGCTGAAAAAACATTCAAACAGGCGCTACAGGCTAATCGCGATTCGTATATATCAATGTTAGAGTTGGCAGAAATTTTTTATCTGAACCAGCAGTTCCCGGCAGCGACACAAATGTATGAACATTTTGTGCGTGGGGTGGGACAGAAAAATCAGAGTGCCCGCGCACTCTGGATTGGCATTCGTACCGCGCGTGCCAATGGTGATCGGCTAGGAATGCAGGTATTGGTTAATCAATTGCGTGCACTCTTTCCTGAAAGCCAGGAATACCAACGTTATTTGCAATTACAGTACAGTACTGAGGCCGTATGGAAGTAA